The following proteins come from a genomic window of Archocentrus centrarchus isolate MPI-CPG fArcCen1 chromosome 3, fArcCen1, whole genome shotgun sequence:
- the LOC115801405 gene encoding SUN domain-containing protein 5-like isoform X1 encodes MKMVLCSHNKLESMICFVSEARLTSLHLFYFTAMLRRSSRLQSNGYYGCDGKPVISYKETMYRFFKRCKSHLRPRFDGSPDTELGTERYTPPYTPPYTPPYTRPYTELYTSLYKELDPAIDKPDQTGPANWPWRTMAFVLFLCFGVFLTLAVPTGFSITTVKKVFTGSSEDVWIHLKEVRGELEELKELRGELKELKELRGQMKKLKELQEELKEKMVLLHPLSDTMANFALERLGARILTEKTSESYPPEVPGLTLFGFTVVSAKRPPPVSPRTLLQGWAPNSPGQCWAFKGSKGQLSVELSHSIYVSHVSIGHIPKNISPHGTRSSALRMFSVFGNQNIEDPKIYLGTFEYDASGRPLQLFKMAGHERDVVKYLTLKIHSNWGNHNYTCIYSFRVHGKKALSDL; translated from the exons ATGAAAATGGTCTTGTGCTCACATAATAAGCTAGAAAGTATGATATGCTTTGTGTCAGAGGCTCGCTTAacatctctccatctcttttattttacagcaatGCTGAGAAGAAGCAGTCGTTTACAGTCAAACGGCTACTATGGCTGTGATGGGAAACCAGTCATCTCCTACAAGGAGACAATGTACAG gtttttcaaaaggtgcaaatcTCATTTACGTCCCAGATTTGATGGATCACCAGATACAGAACTGGGTACAGAACGGTATACACCACCGTATACACCACCGTATACACCACCGTATACACGACCGTATACAGAACTGTATACATCACTGTATAAAGAACTTGATCCGGCAATAGATAAGCCCGATCAAACTGGTCCTGCAAATTGGCCATGGAGGACGATGGCTTTCGTCCTGTTCTTGTGTTTTGGAGTCTTTTTGACTCTGGCTGTCCCCACTGGGTTCTCCATCACCACTGTGAAAAAG GTCTTCACTGGGAGCTCCGAAGATGTGTGGATACACCTCAAGGAGGTCCGAGGGGAACTGGAGGAACTCAAGGAGCTCCGAGGAGAACTGAAGGAACTCAAGGAGCTCCGAGGGCAAATGAAGAAACTCAAGGAGCTCCAAGAGGAACTCAAGGAGAAAATGGTGCTCCTTCATCCATTATCGGACACGATGGCCAATTTTGCCCTGGAGAGACTAG GAGCCAGGATATTAACTGAAAAGACTTCAGAGTCCTATCCTCCAGAAGTGCCAGGATTGACCTTGTTTGGGTTTACAGTGGTAAGTGCCAAACGGCCTCCACCTGTAAGCCCGAGAACCCTTCTTCAG ggATGGGCACCAAATAGTCCGGGGCAGTGCTGGGCCTTTAAAGGTTCAAAGGGACAGCTGTCAGTCGAGCTGTCCCACAGCATATATGTCAGCCATGTGTCAATCGGGCACATACCAAAGAACATATCCCCACATGGAACCAGATCAAGTGCTCTGAGGATGTTCTCAGTGTTT GGAAATCAAAATATCGAGGATCCAAAAATCTACCTGGGTACCTTTGAGTATGATGCCAGTGGAAGGCCACTTCAGTTATTTAAGATGGCG gGTCATGAAAGAGATGTGGTGAAGTACCTGACACTGAAGATACACAGCAACTGGGGCAACCACAATTATACATGTATTTATAGCTTTAGGGTTCATGGAAAGAAGGCACTCAGTGACCTTTAA
- the LOC115778187 gene encoding SUN domain-containing protein 5-like has product MAFVLFFCFGVFLTLAVPTGFSITTVKKVFTGSSEDVWIHLKEVRGELEEVKELRGELKELKELRGQMKELKELQEELKEKMEFLHPLSDTMANFALERLGARILTEKTSESYPPEVPGLTLFGFTVLSAKRPPPVSPRTLLQGWAPNSPGQCWAFKGSKGQLSVELSHSIYVSHVSIGHIPKNISPYGTRSSALRMFSVFGKQNIEDPKIYLGTFEYDASGRPLQLFEMAVSPLCQ; this is encoded by the exons ATGGCTTTCgtccttttcttttgttttggagtCTTTTTGACTCTGGCTGTCCCCACTGGGTTCTCCATCACCACTGTGAAAAAG GTCTTCACTGGGAGCTCCGAAGATGTGTGGATACACCTCAAGGAGGTCCGAGGGGAACTGGAGGAAGTCAAGGAGCTCCGAGGAGAACTGAAGGAACTCAAGGAGCTCCGAGGGCAAATGAAGGAACTCAAGGAGCTCCAAGAGGAACTCAAGGAGAAAATGGAGTTCCTTCATCCATTATCGGACACGATGGCCAATTTTGCCCTGGAGAGACTAG GAGCCAGGATATTAACTGAAAAGACTTCAGAGTCCTATCCTCCAGAAGTGCCAGGATTGACCCTGTTTGGGTTTACAGTGTTAAGTGCCAAACGGCCTCCACCTGTAAGCCCGAGAACCCTTCTTCAG ggATGGGCACCAAATAGTCCGGGGCAGTGCTGGGCCTTTAAAGGTTCAAAGGGACAGCTGTCAGTTGAGCTGTCCCACAGCATATATGTCAGCCATGTGTCAATCGGGCACATACCAAAGAACATATCCCCATATGGAACCAGATCAAGTGCTCTGAGGATGTTCTCAGTGTTT GGAAAACAAAATATCGAGGATCCAAAAATCTACCTGGGTACCTTTGAGTATGATGCCAGTGGAAGGCCACTTCAGCTATTTGAGATGGCGGTGAGTCCACTCTGTCAATag
- the LOC115801405 gene encoding SUN domain-containing protein 5-like isoform X3: MKMVLCSHNKLESMICFVSEARLTSLHLFYFTAMLRRSSRLQSNGYYGCDGKPVISYKETMYRFFKRCKSHLRPRFDGSPDTELDKPDQTGPANWPWRTMAFVLFLCFGVFLTLAVPTGFSITTVKKVFTGSSEDVWIHLKEVRGELEELKELRGELKELKELRGQMKKLKELQEELKEKMVLLHPLSDTMANFALERLGARILTEKTSESYPPEVPGLTLFGFTVVSAKRPPPVSPRTLLQGWAPNSPGQCWAFKGSKGQLSVELSHSIYVSHVSIGHIPKNISPHGTRSSALRMFSVFGNQNIEDPKIYLGTFEYDASGRPLQLFKMAGHERDVVKYLTLKIHSNWGNHNYTCIYSFRVHGKKALSDL, from the exons ATGAAAATGGTCTTGTGCTCACATAATAAGCTAGAAAGTATGATATGCTTTGTGTCAGAGGCTCGCTTAacatctctccatctcttttattttacagcaatGCTGAGAAGAAGCAGTCGTTTACAGTCAAACGGCTACTATGGCTGTGATGGGAAACCAGTCATCTCCTACAAGGAGACAATGTACAG gtttttcaaaaggtgcaaatcTCATTTACGTCCCAGATTTGATGGATCACCAGATACAGAACTGG ATAAGCCCGATCAAACTGGTCCTGCAAATTGGCCATGGAGGACGATGGCTTTCGTCCTGTTCTTGTGTTTTGGAGTCTTTTTGACTCTGGCTGTCCCCACTGGGTTCTCCATCACCACTGTGAAAAAG GTCTTCACTGGGAGCTCCGAAGATGTGTGGATACACCTCAAGGAGGTCCGAGGGGAACTGGAGGAACTCAAGGAGCTCCGAGGAGAACTGAAGGAACTCAAGGAGCTCCGAGGGCAAATGAAGAAACTCAAGGAGCTCCAAGAGGAACTCAAGGAGAAAATGGTGCTCCTTCATCCATTATCGGACACGATGGCCAATTTTGCCCTGGAGAGACTAG GAGCCAGGATATTAACTGAAAAGACTTCAGAGTCCTATCCTCCAGAAGTGCCAGGATTGACCTTGTTTGGGTTTACAGTGGTAAGTGCCAAACGGCCTCCACCTGTAAGCCCGAGAACCCTTCTTCAG ggATGGGCACCAAATAGTCCGGGGCAGTGCTGGGCCTTTAAAGGTTCAAAGGGACAGCTGTCAGTCGAGCTGTCCCACAGCATATATGTCAGCCATGTGTCAATCGGGCACATACCAAAGAACATATCCCCACATGGAACCAGATCAAGTGCTCTGAGGATGTTCTCAGTGTTT GGAAATCAAAATATCGAGGATCCAAAAATCTACCTGGGTACCTTTGAGTATGATGCCAGTGGAAGGCCACTTCAGTTATTTAAGATGGCG gGTCATGAAAGAGATGTGGTGAAGTACCTGACACTGAAGATACACAGCAACTGGGGCAACCACAATTATACATGTATTTATAGCTTTAGGGTTCATGGAAAGAAGGCACTCAGTGACCTTTAA
- the LOC115801405 gene encoding SUN domain-containing protein 5-like isoform X2 has product MLRRSSRLQSNGYYGCDGKPVISYKETMYRFFKRCKSHLRPRFDGSPDTELGTERYTPPYTPPYTPPYTRPYTELYTSLYKELDPAIDKPDQTGPANWPWRTMAFVLFLCFGVFLTLAVPTGFSITTVKKVFTGSSEDVWIHLKEVRGELEELKELRGELKELKELRGQMKKLKELQEELKEKMVLLHPLSDTMANFALERLGARILTEKTSESYPPEVPGLTLFGFTVVSAKRPPPVSPRTLLQGWAPNSPGQCWAFKGSKGQLSVELSHSIYVSHVSIGHIPKNISPHGTRSSALRMFSVFGNQNIEDPKIYLGTFEYDASGRPLQLFKMAGHERDVVKYLTLKIHSNWGNHNYTCIYSFRVHGKKALSDL; this is encoded by the exons atGCTGAGAAGAAGCAGTCGTTTACAGTCAAACGGCTACTATGGCTGTGATGGGAAACCAGTCATCTCCTACAAGGAGACAATGTACAG gtttttcaaaaggtgcaaatcTCATTTACGTCCCAGATTTGATGGATCACCAGATACAGAACTGGGTACAGAACGGTATACACCACCGTATACACCACCGTATACACCACCGTATACACGACCGTATACAGAACTGTATACATCACTGTATAAAGAACTTGATCCGGCAATAGATAAGCCCGATCAAACTGGTCCTGCAAATTGGCCATGGAGGACGATGGCTTTCGTCCTGTTCTTGTGTTTTGGAGTCTTTTTGACTCTGGCTGTCCCCACTGGGTTCTCCATCACCACTGTGAAAAAG GTCTTCACTGGGAGCTCCGAAGATGTGTGGATACACCTCAAGGAGGTCCGAGGGGAACTGGAGGAACTCAAGGAGCTCCGAGGAGAACTGAAGGAACTCAAGGAGCTCCGAGGGCAAATGAAGAAACTCAAGGAGCTCCAAGAGGAACTCAAGGAGAAAATGGTGCTCCTTCATCCATTATCGGACACGATGGCCAATTTTGCCCTGGAGAGACTAG GAGCCAGGATATTAACTGAAAAGACTTCAGAGTCCTATCCTCCAGAAGTGCCAGGATTGACCTTGTTTGGGTTTACAGTGGTAAGTGCCAAACGGCCTCCACCTGTAAGCCCGAGAACCCTTCTTCAG ggATGGGCACCAAATAGTCCGGGGCAGTGCTGGGCCTTTAAAGGTTCAAAGGGACAGCTGTCAGTCGAGCTGTCCCACAGCATATATGTCAGCCATGTGTCAATCGGGCACATACCAAAGAACATATCCCCACATGGAACCAGATCAAGTGCTCTGAGGATGTTCTCAGTGTTT GGAAATCAAAATATCGAGGATCCAAAAATCTACCTGGGTACCTTTGAGTATGATGCCAGTGGAAGGCCACTTCAGTTATTTAAGATGGCG gGTCATGAAAGAGATGTGGTGAAGTACCTGACACTGAAGATACACAGCAACTGGGGCAACCACAATTATACATGTATTTATAGCTTTAGGGTTCATGGAAAGAAGGCACTCAGTGACCTTTAA